The Calypte anna isolate BGI_N300 chromosome 2, bCalAnn1_v1.p, whole genome shotgun sequence genome includes a window with the following:
- the DAZL gene encoding deleted in azoospermia-like → MEDGVVFPVAGAMFFLQSANVETQCTGVLEDNTRLSTTSQGYVLPEGKIMPNTVFVGGIDIRMNEVEIRSFFEQYGTVKEVKIITDRTGVSKGYGFVSFLDNVDVQKIVESQINFHGKKLKLGPAIRKQQNLCSYVHPRPLVFNPPAPQFQSVWGSQSTETYVQPPPVMSPVTQYVQTYPYSSPALLIQQQVPVGYQPAYSYQVHPPWPAGEQRNYVMPPVYTSVSYHCTEDPEFIQTECAVPEATQLSTNGPQKKSVDRSIQTVVSCLFNPENRLGNTFVSQEDYFKERKPHHFRRGRTVLKSV, encoded by the exons ATGGAAGACGGCGTTGTTTTCCCTGTCGCGGGAgccatgttttttcttcag TCGGCAAATGTGGAGACCCAGTGCACAGGTGTCTTGGAAGATAATACCCGCCTGTCAACAACCAGTCAAGGATATGTTTTaccagaaggaaaaatcatGCCAAACACAGTCTTTGTTGGTGGAATTGATATAAGG ATGAATGAAGTAGAAATCCGGAGTTTCTTTGAACAGTATGGTACTGTGAAAGAGGTGAAAATCATCACTGACAGAACTGGTGTTTCCAAAGG GTATGGATTTGTATCTTTCCTGGACAATGTGGATGTTCAAAAAATAGTAGAA TCACAAATCAACTTCCATGGCAAAAAGCTGAAACTGGGGCCAGCTATTAGAAAGCAACAAAACTTGT GTTCTTATGTGCATCCCAGACCATTAGTCTTCAATCCTCCTGCACCACAGTTTCAGAGTGTATGGGGCAGTCAGAGTACGGAGACGTATGTGCAGCCTCCGCCTGTAATGAGCCCAGTAACACAGTATGTTCAG ACATACCCATACAgttcaccagctttgttgatACAGCAGCAAGTGCCTGTAGGGTATCAGCCAGCCTACAGCTATCAG GTTCATCCACCGTGGCCTGCTGGGGAGCAAAGAAATTATGTTATGCCTCCG GTCTACACTTCAGTAAGCTACCACTGCACTGAGGATCCAGAATTTATACAGACAGAATGTGCTGTTCCAGAGGCAACACAATTGTCTACTAATGGTCCACAAAAG AAGTCTGTGGACAGGAGCATACAAACAGTAGTATCCTGTCTGTTTAATCCTGAGAACCGTCTGGGGAACACCTTTGTATCACAAGAAGACTACTTCAAG GAGAGGAAGCCCCATCACTtcagaagaggaagaacagTACTCAAAAGTGTTTGA